The Saccharomyces paradoxus chromosome VIII, complete sequence genome has a window encoding:
- the STB5 gene encoding Stb5p (Transcription factor~similar to YHR178W), with the protein MDGPNFAHQGGRSQRTTELYSCARCRKLKKKCGKQIPTCVNCDKNGAHCSYPGRAPRRTKKELADAMLRGEYVPVKRNKKIGRSPLGNKSMPTSSSSPSTNGAITPGFSPYENDDAHKMKQLKPADPINLVMGASPNSSEGVSSLISVLTSLNDSSNPSSHLSSNENSLIPSRSLPASVQQGSATSSYGGYNTPSPLISGPVPANTQSVPLQNNNRNTSDSDDGNNIDHDNNNNNSSAPQLSLTSYANNPVPSGKYDSVPVDASSIEFETMSCCFKGGRTTSWVREDGSFKSIDRSLLDRFIAAYFKHNHRLFPMIDKIAFLNDAATITDFETLYDNKNYPDSFVFKVYMIMAIGCTTLQRAGMVSQDEECLSEHLAFLAMKKFRSVIILQDIETVRCLLLLGIYSFFEPKGSSSWTISGIIMRLTIGLGLNRELTAKKLKSMSALEAEARYRVFWSAYCFERLVCTSLGRISGIDDEDITVPLPRALYVDERDDLEMTKLMISLRKMGGRIYKQVHSVSAGRQKLTIEQKQEIIGGLRKELDEIYSRESERRKLKNSQMDQLERDNNSTTNVISFHSSEIWLAMRYSQLQILLYRPSALIPKPPIDSLSTLGEFCLQAWKHTYTLYKKRLLPLNWITLFRTLTICNTILYCLCQWSIDLIESKIEIQQCVEILRHFGERWIFAMRCADVFQNISNTILDISLSHGKVPNMDQLTRELFGASDSYQDILDENNVDVSWVDKLV; encoded by the coding sequence ATGGATGGTCCTAATTTTGCACATCAAGGCGGGAGGTCACAACGCACTACTGAATTGTATTCATGCGCACGTTGTagaaaattaaagaagaagtgTGGTAAACAAATACCGACATGTGTGAATTGCGATAAAAATGGAGCACACTGTTCGTATCCAGGTAGAGCCCCAAGACGGACTAAGAAGGAATTAGCGGATGCCATGCTACGAGGGGAATACGTTCCagtgaaaagaaacaagaaaatagGAAGAAGCCCTTTGGGTAATAAGAGCATGCCAACCTCTTCTAGTTCGCCATCTACAAATGGCGCTATAACGCCTGGGTTTTCACCTTATGAAAACGATGATGCACACAAGATGAAGCAGTTGAAACCGGCAGACCCGATAAACCTTGTCATGGGGGCAAGTCCGAATTCTAGCGAAGGTGTCTCATCGCTAATTTCCGTTCTTACATCATTGAATGATAGTTCTAATCCTTCTTCGCATTTATCCTCCAATGAAAATTCCTTGATTCCTTCCCGATCCCTGCCAGCGTCAGTGCAACAAGGTTCAGCAACGTCATCATATGGAGGATATAACACGCCCTCGCCGCTAATTAGCGGGCCTGTGCCTGCGAACACCCAATCTGTGCCATTGCAAAACAATAATCGCAATACTAGCGACAGTGATGACGGCAATAATATTGACCACgacaataacaataacaatagcagTGCACCGCAATTGAGTCTTACCTCATATGCAAACAATCCTGTCCCCAGTGGAAAATACGATTCTGTACCAGTTGATGCATCCTCGattgaatttgaaactaTGTCGTGTTGCTTTAAAGGTGGTAGAACAACATCGTGGGTCAGAGAGGATGGTTCGTTCAAATCAATTGACAGATCCTTACTGGACAGGTTCATCGCCGCATACTTCAAACACAATCACCGTCTATTTCCTATGATTGATAAGATAGCATTCCTAAATGACGCCGCGACGATTACtgattttgaaacattGTACGACAACAAAAACTACCCTGATAgctttgttttcaaagtatATATGATAATGGCTATTGGTTGTACAACTTTACAGCGCGCTGGTATGGTCTCCCAGGATGAAGAGTGTCTGAGTGAACATTTGGCATTTTTGGCCATGAAGAAATTCCGTAGCGTTATAATTTTACAAGATATTGAAACGGTACGATGTCTGTTGTTATTGGGTATTTATTCGTTCTTTGAGCCAAAGGGCTCCTCGTCATGGACGATTAGTGGTATCATCATGCGATTGACCATAGGATTAGGTCTAAATAGAGAACTGACTGCCAAAAAACTCAAGAGCATGTCTGCCTTAGAAGCAGAAGCAAGATATAGAGTGTTCTGGAGTGCCTACTGCTTTGAAAGGCTAGTTTGCACCTCTCTGGGCCGTATATCTGGAAtagatgatgaagacatCACTGTGCCGCTACCGAGGGCGTTGTATGTGGATGAAAGGGACGATTTGGAGATGACCAAGTTAATGATATCATTAAGGAAAATGGGTGGCCGCATTTATAAACAAGTTCACTCTGTAAGTGCGGGACGACAAAAATTAACCATCGAACAGAAGCAGGAGATCATAGGTGGATTGCGCAAGGAGCTAGACGAAATTTATTCTCGAGAATcagaaagaaggaaactGAAAAACTCCCAGATGGATCAGCTAGAGAGGGACAACAATTCTACTACAAATGTGATATCTTTCCATAGTTCTGAGATTTGGCTAGCAATGAGGTACTCTCAATTGCAAATCTTGCTATACAGACCATCTGCATTGATACCGAAACCGCCCATTGACTCCTTATCCACACTAGGCGAGTTTTGCCTGCAAGCCTGGAAACATACTTACACGCTGTACAAGAAGCGGTTATTGCCCTTAAATTGGATAACTCTTTTCAGAACACTAACCATTTGTAATACTATCTTATACTGCCTTTGCCAGTGGAGCATTGACCTCATTGAAAGTAAAATCGAAATCCAGCAGTGTGTTGAGATACTAAGACATTTCGGCGAAAGATGGATTTTTGCAATGAGATGCGCGGACGTTTTCCAAAACATTAGTAACACAATTCTCGATATTAGTTTGAGCCATGGCAAAGTCCCTAATATGGACCAGTTAACAAGAGAGTTGTTTGGCGCCAGCGATTCGTATCAAGATATATTAGACGAAAACAATGTTGACGTCTCCTGGGTTGATAAACTTGTTTAA
- the ROF1 gene encoding Rof1p (transcription factor containing a WOPR domain~similar to YHR177W), with protein sequence MMDISPTCFGYIDDEDDLALVFQGVFDGNLRCIERRPYEAEKVELVSSGNIFVFNEERSGIKRWTDGFSWSPSRISGKFLVYREYNRLGSTQDPVLHNILEYNIFERAHRKYFYTGLLKKTFSLKFNTDPTDSTKLETFHLIAYYTEKDIRQGSLKRPSENPFFNKFRPSQKLSEALQKVAVGNGRSNPSKNNERGRTKAHNSKMCRSLSSSSSYCDLLKYCNTPGNVPVRSSLSDSRTMVQIPLNTLNITPGEMHQQQHQQQQQYLLPIDQKNQLPLPYVQHQPQPIGIYNPNYQPGLRRTVSQPMIFCNTYNTLSRQHTAASYEGCGVTPPLVYSSNTLNALPYQNLDPYCSRPGPECNRSQAPIASTMIHPVRPILVHDYRQGKPIASSMKPPNVNITTSTNKNLDGIYILPAPRMNLPPQTQYQMIHTPDSVQHGSTFSENNTSSDQKSHKYPK encoded by the coding sequence ATGTATCGAACGAAGGCCATATGAAGCAGAAAAGGTTGAATTGGTCAGCTCAGGaaacatttttgttttcaacGAGGAGAGATCTGGCATCAAAAGATGGACCGATGGTTTTTCTTGGTCTCCTTCTAGAATTTCAGGCAAATTTCTCGTATATAGAGAGTATAACAGGCTTGGTTCCACGCAGGATCCAGTATTGCATAACATCCTTGAATACAACATCTTCGAGAGAGCTCATAGGAAATACTTTTACACTGGActactaaaaaaaacattctCTTTAAAGTTCAATACGGATCCCACCGACAGCACTAAGTTGGAAACATTTCATCTTATTGCTTACTATACGGAAAAGGATATTCGCCAAGGAAGTTTGAAAAGGCCTTCAGAAAATCCattcttcaataaatttcGACCTTCACAGAAACTATCAGAAGCTCTACAAAAAGTGGCTGTGGGAAATGGCAGATCTAACCCAtctaaaaataatgaaagagGCAGAACTAAAGCTCATAACTCGAAAATGTGCCGATCGCTGTCATCTTCCTCGAGCTATTGTGATCTCTTGAAATATTGTAACACTCCCGGAAATGTTCCAGTTAGGTCATCTCTTTCTGATAGTAGGACTATGGTTCAGATCCCTTTAAACACTTTAAACATCACTCCAGGGGAAATGCACCAACAACAGCaccaacaacagcagcaataTCTCTTACCCATAGATCAAAAGAATCAGTTACCTCTCCCGTACGTACAGCACCAGCCACAACCAATAGGAATTTACAATCCTAATTATCAGCCTGGATTGAGACGCACGGTTTCACAACCAATGATATTTTGCAATACCTACAATACTCTCTCCCGACAACATACTGCAGCATCTTATGAAGGATGTGGTGTGACACCTCCACTGGTATATTCCTCTAATACATTGAACGCACTACCATACCAAAATCTCGATCCATATTGTTCAAGACCGGGTCCTGAATGCAATCGTTCTCAGGCCCCTATCGCCTCAACGATGATACACCCAGTACGTCCTATATTAGTGCATGATTATCGACAAGGAAAACCAATCGCGAGTTCCATGAAGCCTCCAAATGTAAACATAACCACCTCAACCAACAAAAACTTGGATGGAATTTATATTTTACCAGCACCTCGTATGAATCTCCCGCCTCAAACACAATACCAAATGATCCATACACCAGATAGCGTGCAGCATGGATCTACATTTAGTGAAAACAATACATCAAGCGATCAAAAATCCCATAAGTAcccaaaataa